In Mesorhizobium sp. J428, the genomic window GGCCGGCACCGAGTCCACGTTAGCCATGGCGAGCCTGCCGTCCCCGAGGAGGCCGGCGAGGTCGAAATTCTCCTTGATGTCGGTCGCGGCCGCGGAAGCCGCCGGCGCAACGAGGACGATGCGGTTGCCGAGCAGCTTCACCTCGGTGTCCTTCTTCGTCAGGTTCTTCTCCGAAAGCGTACGCCATCCAGTCGAGATCCGCAGACACGAAGATATCGGCCGGCGCGCCGCCTTCGATCTGCTTGGCCAGCGCCGAGCTGGCGGCATAGGAGATCGTCGCGGCCTCGCCGACCTCCGCCTCGCAGGCCGTGTTGACCGCGTCCAGTGCGTTCTTGAGGCTGGCAGCAGCAAACACCGTCACCCTGTCCTGCGCGAACGAAGCCGTCGATGCGAGAACCGACGCTGCGAGTGCGGCGGCGCCCGCCAGGAACGAAAAGCGCGAAGCCATGGATGTTCCCCGGTGATCTGCCTGAGCGATATATTCAGTCAAACATAACACTCGGCGCGTGTCCATCACCCGAGGAAAGGATTTTGCGCGAGACGGAGGCGCGCCTGCGGCGCCTTAAGTTCAGGCGACGCAGGCGTCGGATTCGCGGACTTCCATGCGGCGGTAGAAGTCCGCCAGCGTCTTGCCGCGCTCGTGGCGGAAGGTGCGGCCGGCGGGCGTCACGCCGGCGACCCGGTCGATGCGGAAGGCGCGGAAATCGTCGCGCAGTTCGCACCAGGCGACGAGCGTCCACACCTTGCCCCAGAACCAGAGCCCGAGCGGCCGCACGTCGCGCTGGGTCGGGCGTCCCTGCTCGTCGCGATAGTCGAGCGAAAGCACCTGCCGCTCTTCGACTGCGCGTTCGGCGAGATCTACCGCGGCGCGCACGGCGTTGCTCATCACATAGTCGGGCATGTGGATTTCGGTGCGGCGGATGCGATCCTTTTCGCCGGCCGGCAGGACCGCGCCGATCTTGATCAGCGATTCCGCCGCCGCGCGGGCCATGGCGGCGCCGCCGAAAGCCTGCACCATCCGCGCGCCGGCCACGAGCGCGACGATCTCGTCGCGAGTGAACATCAGCGGCGGCAGGTCGTAGCCTTCGCGCATGATGTAGCCCACGCCGGCCTCGCCATCGATCGGCACGCCGGTCGACTGCAGGTCGGCGATGTCGCGATAGATCGTCCGCTCCGAGACTTCCAGTCGCTCGCCCAGCATCTGCGCCGTGACCAGGCGGCCACCGCGCAGGTGCGTACGATCTGGAAAAGGCGGTCCGCGCGTCGCATCAGGCCGAGAACACGCCGATGGAGTTGCCATCCGGGTCGAGGCAGTAGGCGAAGCGACCGGCGGGGATCGAGATCACCGGCGAGACGACCGTGCCGCCATTGGCGGTGACGCGACCCATCGCTGCTTCGACATCGTCGACGGCGAGATGGATGGTCGGGCCGGTGCCGGCCGCCGCGGGCTTGCCGGGATAGATGTGACCGGCAACGGAGCTGTCGCCGGCAGCGGCGAAGCGCGCCATCGGGTTCGGGCCGCCCTCCTCGTCGACGAGCGGATTGCCGATGACGGCGGAATAGAATGCCTTGGCCCGCTCCTGGTTCGCGACCGGTATTTCGAACCAGACAACGGCGTGCTGGGGAACCTGGGGTGCCATGATGAGATCCTCTCGTTTCGACATCTCACCATCGCACGACCCTCCTGACAACATTTTGTCAGGAGGGTCTCGTTCTCTCCCGACATCTCTTGTCAGCGGCGGGTGCGGCGCGGCCCGTTCCACAGGTCCGGCCAGCCGACATCCTTGCGCAGATGCGTGGGCAGCGCGCCGAGGATGCGCTCGGTGCGGACGGCGGCGCGGATCTCGCGCCGATGGGCGACGAAGCGTGTGAGCGACGTGCGAAAATTGGAAGCGAAGGACATGATTCTCTCCTCTCTCGGTTGGGAGGAGAGAATGACAGGATGCTCCCGACAGCCTTGCGTCAGGAGGCAGGCGGCTTCGCGGTCATTTCTTGTCGGCGACGGGAACCGTGTAGTTGAGCGGCAGCCGGCCGCCGTCGGCGTAGATCGTCTGGCCGGTGATGTAGGACGCGTCGTCGGACGCGAGAAAGGCGGCGATTGCCGCGATCTCCGACGGCTGGCCGACACGGCCCAGCGGCGTGCGCGACAGGATGCGGTTCTTCGCCGCCGGGTCCGTGTTCACCGTGGCGAGCATCTCGGTCATGATCGAGCCAGGCCCGATCGCGTTGACGCGTATGCCGTAGGGCGCGAGCGACAGCGCCATCACCCGCGTAAGCTGGTTCACCGCGCCCTTCGAGACGGAATAGGGAACCTGGTCGGCGATGGCCACCACGGAGTTGATCGACGACATGTTGACGATCGCCCCGGGCGCGCCGCCGGCCTTGACCTTTTCGACCATCACCCGCGCCACCGCCTGGCCGACAAGGAACGCGCCCTTGAGGTTGACGCGCAGGACGCGGTCGAAATCCTCTTCCCTGAGATCGAGGAAATCGGCGCTGTGCACGATGCCGGCATTGTTGACCAGCACGTCGATGTCGCCATAGGCCTCGAGCGTCGCGGCGACGAGATTGTGCGCGTCGAGCCGGTTGCCGACATCCGCGCGGATGAAGCGGACCTCGCCGAGCTGGCCGAGATCCTGTGCCGCCTTCTCGCCCTTCTCGACATCCACGTCGGCGATCACCACGCTCGCCTTACCACGCAGGAAGCGCTCCGCAATGGCATAGCCTATGCCGCCGGCGGCTCCGGTGATGACGGCTATCTTGCGTTCAAGCGACATGGAAGGGCTCCGGATCGGGACGTGGCGAGGTTATAGACCCTGCCCGGATGGGGAGCCAGCGTTTGGACTAAACGTCCGGCCTTCAATTCGTCCAACTTGTCACCGCTTTCTGAATGAAACGGGATAAAGCCATGACCAACGCTGCCAACGCACGCACACTGCGCAACCACGTCGCCTCTCTGGAGACAATGACGCGCTTCGTGCTGGCAACGCTGGCGCTGGCATCCGGTGTCTACACCTATCTCGGCGTGCGGTCGCTGCTCGACGGGTCGGCGACGATGGTGTTCTTCGCCGCCGTCATCTACTCGGTCTCGGTTTCGGTTGGCATGTATGGGTTCTGGACCTACATGATCCGCTTCCTGCCGGAGCTGCGCGAGGGCGCGTCGCGGCTGTGGATGCTGGTGATGATGGCGATCGGGTCGCTGATGATCATCGCCATGTCGTCCTGGCTGAACGCGGCGGCGCTCGCCGGCTCGGCTGCGGTGGAACAGCACCTGGCGGTCACGCTGCAGGGCTACACCGAGGATCTCGACCAGGCGAATTCCAACGCGATCGGCGCGCTGTCGCTGGTGCCCGACATTCAGCGGGCGGCGGAACGGTTCAACCGGCTGGCCGAGGACGAACGCACGTCGGGCGCGCTGACGGGCACCACCGGCTCAGGAAGCGTGGTGCAGCTCCTGAGCCAGATGTCGGCGCAGATGCGTGAGCTGGAGGCGACGATCTCGGCTTCGCGCGAGAGCGTGCAGACCCTATTCGAGCAGGGACAGACGAGCCTGGCGACGATGCGCGGGCTCGTGTCGGCTCCGGGCTCGATCGCGGAGCGGTCCGATGCCTTCGCCAAGGAGTCCGTCGTGCTCGCCGGGGTCATCGCCTCGCTGGAGCGCACCTCGATCGCGCCGTCGGTGGCGCGCGCGGCGGCGGACCTTTCGGCGGGCTTCATCGCGCCGGTGGCGGACGGGTCTTCGACCGATCTGGTCGGCCGACAGGACGCGGTGATCGCCACGGTGCGCGCCTCGGTGGCACAGCAGTCGACCGCGCTGGCAACGGCCGCGCAGGAGATCATGGCGCAGCCCAAGGTCGAGGAGCGGCGCTACGTGCCGCTGACCTCGGCGGAGGCAGTGATCCGCTATTGGGACCAGTTCATCCCGAGCTGGGCCGGCGCGATCTCGATCGACCTCCTGCCGGCCGCACTGGTCGGCGTGATGGCCGTGGTCTATGGGGCGATCCGGCGCAGCGAGGAGACGATGACCGACGTCGACCGGCTGTCGGCTGGCGACGTGCTCAGGGCGCTTGAGATCCAGGACACGCTGCTGGCCAAGGCACGCGCCAGGGGCGAAGCGGCAACCGCAGAGTCCGCTGCCAAAGCCGAACCTGTCGCCGAACCGGAGGCGCGGCCGGCGCCGCCTGAGAACGTGACGCCGCTGACCCTCGGCGACAGGAAGCGCGGCGAGACATGAACGGCGATCCGGCGACGCCCGTAAGGGGCAGGCAAACAGTCGGCGGCCTCGTCTGGCGCTATCTGTCGCGCTTCGAAGAGGGCGAGGTGATCCGCTGGGCGTTCCGCGGCATGTTGATCGGCACGATCGGCGTACTGGCGCTGGATCTGTCGGAGCTGGTGGAGCGCAATGGCGGGCTGTTTCCGCAGCAGGCGATCGCGCCGTCGCCCGACCAGCCGATCCTGCCGCCGGCGGTGGAGACGACCGAGCCGACCGAAACAGGCGTCGACCCGCGCCAGTTCCTCACCGTCGACGAGGACAGCCTGAAAGACCCGATGCGCTTCACGCTTGGCGTGGGAGGGGTGCTTACCGCAGAAGGGACGATCGACCCCGGCGCGGCAACCCGCTTCTCCGACGAGATCGCGGCCCGCGGCGAGTATGTGAAGATCGTGTCTCTGAACTCACCGGGCGGGTCGCTGGACGATGCGATGGCGATGGCGCGGCTGATCCGCGAGAAGAAGCTCGCCACCGAGGTGGCCGATGGCGCGCTCTGTGCCTCGTCCTGTCCGCTGATCCTCTCGGGCGGTGCGGAACGGCATGCGGGGACGAAGGCCGCGATCGGGGTCCACCAGTTCTACGCAGCGGGCAAGGTCGACGGCATCGGCGCCGCGCAGGCGATGTCGGACGCGCAGGCGACCACCGCGCGGATCACCCGCCTCCTGGCCGAACTCGACGTCGACCCGGCGATGTGGCTGCATGCGCTCGATACGCCGCCGCGGCAGCTCTACTATTTTTCTCCCGAGCAACTCGAAAGCTACCGGATCGTCACGGGTTCGGCTCCGGTGGCGGCAAAGAAGTAAGGATCGGGCCGACGTGGCGCGCTTCAACATACTATGGCGCATCGTCGTCGAGGCGGTGGACGTCGAAGAGGCGCAGGCGACAGCCGACGAGGTCGCCCGCCTCGCCGGGATCGAAGGGATGCCGCCCGTCGCGCGCTACGAGGAGCCGCCGCAGTGGATGACGGACGTCGTCATGAGCGAGGAGGCGGAGGAGACGGCGTGCCTGTTCGGCAAATGCCTCGCCCGCGCCGGTCGCCTTGGCAACGAATGGCTGGCCGCGGCTCTGTCCGACCTCGCCGAGGGCGGTGAATGCTATGCCACCTTCAACGCGAGCGAGCGCAACCGGCCGAAAGTGGCCGGCCTCAAATGGGCGCTCGTCGAGGTCTGGGCCGCCAGTCACGACATGTGAGACGACCCGGAGCCGGGCGCAGCTGGGATCGTGGTGACAGGACGGGGTTTGGAGCCGGAGCAAGCGGGGCGTGCAGCCTTGCGCCAGATCAAGTAGGGCGCAGCTGTTTGTGATATCGTTCCGGCAAATAATCCCCCAGGACGATCCATCGTGAGCCGACTGCACGCCGAAAACCATCTCGTCTCGCGGATCGGATGGCTGCGGGCGGCCGTGCTGGGCGCCAATG contains:
- a CDS encoding SDR family NAD(P)-dependent oxidoreductase, which translates into the protein MSLERKIAVITGAAGGIGYAIAERFLRGKASVVIADVDVEKGEKAAQDLGQLGEVRFIRADVGNRLDAHNLVAATLEAYGDIDVLVNNAGIVHSADFLDLREEDFDRVLRVNLKGAFLVGQAVARVMVEKVKAGGAPGAIVNMSSINSVVAIADQVPYSVSKGAVNQLTRVMALSLAPYGIRVNAIGPGSIMTEMLATVNTDPAAKNRILSRTPLGRVGQPSEIAAIAAFLASDDASYITGQTIYADGGRLPLNYTVPVADKK
- a CDS encoding VOC family protein; this translates as MAPQVPQHAVVWFEIPVANQERAKAFYSAVIGNPLVDEEGGPNPMARFAAAGDSSVAGHIYPGKPAAAGTGPTIHLAVDDVEAAMGRVTANGGTVVSPVISIPAGRFAYCLDPDGNSIGVFSA